In Elaeis guineensis isolate ETL-2024a chromosome 1, EG11, whole genome shotgun sequence, a genomic segment contains:
- the LOC105036763 gene encoding LOW QUALITY PROTEIN: exopolygalacturonase (The sequence of the model RefSeq protein was modified relative to this genomic sequence to represent the inferred CDS: inserted 1 base in 1 codon): MKLLFLLSLICYSIGNAETHKSLSYRNFNVLDYSARANGITDDSKAFMAAWKAACAAVGVVKLQIPAGTYLIGPTKFAGPCKNVHSLTVNMKGYLKGTTDLSQYVTGDWVDMLILTGGGTFDGQGAVSWPYNKCPTNKHCKVLPTSVKFVVTSNTLVQNIKXKFFHIALVGCKNFWGKNIQITAPSNSPNTDGIHIERSRGVTIYNSVIGTGDDCISIGHGNSQVLLSGISCGPGHGISIGSLGRYHNEGDVRGLVIKDSTLAGTSNGVRIKTWENSPGTSKAVNMTFENIVMNSVANPIIIDQMYCPYSSCASDAPSGVILSDIFFRNIRGTSTTPVAVTLRCSRGVPCKNVNLQDVNLKYVGQLPATASCMNVKASFSGTQIPPPCR; encoded by the exons ATGAAGCTTTTGTTCTTGCTTTCGTTGATATGTTACTCCATTGGCAATGCCGAAACCCACAAATCATTAAGCTACCGGAACTTCAACGTTCTGGATTATAGTGCCCGAGCCAATGGCATTACTGATGATAGCAAG GCATTCATGGCCGCATGGAAGGCAGCATGCGCAGCAGTTGGTGTGGTCAAGCTTCAGATACCTGCAGGAACTTATCTTATTGGCCCTACTAAGTTTGCTGGTCCTTGCAAAAATGTTCACTCCCTTACAGTGAATATGAAG GGATACTTGAAGGGAACAACAGATTTGAGCCAGTATGTCACAGGTGATTGGGTGGATATGTTGATATTGACCGGAGGAGGGACCTTCGATGGCCAAGGAGCTGTATCATGGCCCTATAACAAGTGCCCTACAAATAAACATTGCAAAGTCCTCCCCACT TCGGTCAAGTTCGTTGTCACATCAAACACTCTGGTACAGAACATCA TCAAGTTTTTCCACATAGCTCTGGTTGGCTGCAAGAACTTCTGGGGCAAAAATATCCAGATCACCGCCCCTTCAAACAGCCCCAACACCGACGGAATTCACATTGAACGGAGCAGAGGCGTAACTATATATAACTCGGTGATCGGAACTGGTGATGATTGTATCTCCATTGGACATGGTAACTCACAAGTATTACTGAGTGGCATCAGTTGTGGACCAGGGCATGGGATCAG CATTGGGAGTTTAGGAAGATATCATAATGAAGGGGACGTCCGAGGACTCGTCATCAAAGATAGCACCCTTGCCGGGACTTCAAACGGTGTAAGGATCAAGACATGGGAGAACTCTCCAGGAACCAGTAAGGCTGTTAACATGACCTTTGAGAACATTGTCATGAACAGTgttgcaaatcccatcatcaTTGACCAGATGTACTGCCCCTACAGCTCTTGTGCATCAGAT GCACCATCTGGGGTGATTCTGAGTGACATCTTCTTCCGGAACATAAGAGGGACGTCGACGACTCCGGTGGCGGTGACCCTCAGGTGCAGCAGAGGAGTGCCATGCAAGAACGTCAATCTCCAAGACGTCAACCTCAAGTACGTTGGCCAGCTTCCGGCCACTGCCTCGTGCATGAACGTCAAAGCAAGCTTCAGCGGGACCCAAATCCCCCCACCTTGCCGCTAG